The DNA window GAAGAGTTGCGAATCAATCCAGAGGCTCTACGAGATTGGCTCATTGATTCACGGATTACGGCTAGCTTTGCGCCTACACCTATTCTGGAAAGACTCTTGAAATTATCTTGGCCAGAGAAGACGGATCTCCGTTTTATCATTACGGGAGGAGATCAGTTAACACAGTATCCGTCTGAACAAATCCCTTTTGCGGTGATTAATCAGTATGGTCCATCGGAAAATACCGTCGTTACCACTGATTGTTATGTGCCTGTGGGAATGACAACAGGTACTCCGTCGATTGGTCGACCGATTGCGAATACAGAAGTATATGTGTTAGATTCTCACCTTCAGCCGGTGCCAGTGGGTGTGATTGGAGATCTCTATATCGGAGGAAAGAGCCTTGCTCGTGGCTATGCTAATCGTCCGGAACTCACAGAGGAAAAATTCATTCCGCATCCGTTTAAGTCAGGGGAACGTCTCTATTACACTGGGGACAAAGCAAGTTATCTTCTTGACGGTGATCTCCAGTTCCATGGTCGTATGGATGACCAAGTAAAAATTCGTGGTTTCCGGATTGAACTGGGAGAAATTGAAGCAACTTTGCAGGCACATTTGTCTGTGAAAGAAGCTGTTGTACAGGTAAGAGAGGATCATCCAGGAGACAAGCGATTGGTAGCTTATGTAGTTGGTGAAGGAAGTGTTCATGAATGGCGAGAGCATCTGAAAACACATTTACCGAATTACATGGTTCCGGCACACTTTGTCGAGATGGCATTTTTACCACTCACACCGAATGGAAAACTCGATTTAAAAGCATTGCCTGTACCTGATGAACCATCTACTGAAAATACTGTATACCCACGAACTCCGATGGAAGAGCTCGTCGCATCGGTATGGAGTCAAGTGCTAGGCATAGAAAATATTGGTGTCCAGGATTCCTTCTTCGATCGAGGTGGCCACTCGTTGCTCGCTACCCAAGTTGTATCTCGGTTAAAAGAGGCATTACAAATCGAACTGTTAGTACGTGAACTGTTTGAGTATTCAACAGTAGAGGCGTTGGCGAAGCGACTGGATCAATTGCGTAAAGGAGACAAAAAACGAGAGATTCCACCGCTTATGCCGATGAAACGGGGAGAAGTCATTTCGCTCTCTTATGCCCAACAGCGCCTGTGGTTCATTGACCAATTCACGCCTAATAGTGCACTTTATAATATACCGATGGTATGCCGCCTTACAGGGAATTGGGTACCCGAAGCATTGGAGACGGGATGGAATCAGCTGATAGAGCGTCATGAATCTTTGCGAACGGTGTTCCATGAAATGGATGGTCATCCTGTGCAGCAGATTCAACCGTATGCTTTCCGGTTCCTTCCCCAAATAGATCTAACTACGCTTTCCTCCGAAGAGAGAGAAAGTGTAATGGAACAATGGATCCAAAACGAAGCCGAAGCGCCATTTGACTTAGGACAAGGTCCGTTGATCCGTGGGCAAATCGTGCAAATCGCAGAAGAAGAATGGATTCTTCTTTGTACCATGCATCATATTATCTCGGATGGCTGGTCGATGGAAATCTTGCTCCAAGAATGGATGGCATTCTATGAAGAAGCGGTTGGTGGAAAACCAGCAGAACTCGCACCGTTACCGGTTCAATATGCCGACTTTGCTCAATGGCAAAGGGAATGGATGAAAGAAGAAGTACTTGATCAGCAGCTTGCATATTGGAAGGAAGAGCTGTCTGGTGAGTTACCAGTCTTAATGTTGCCGATGGATCGTCCTCGTCCTGCGGTGCAAACCCATCGTGGATCGACACACACTGTGTTGTTGTCACGCTCGTTACGCGACAAACTGAACGAACTTAGTCGTCAAGAAGAGTCGACACTCTTCATGACCTTACTGGCATCGTATCAGAGCTTCCTCGCTCGTTATACAGGACAATCGGATATTCTTGTCGGAAGCCCGATTGCAAACCGGAATTATCACGAGATTGAAGGGTTGATTGGTTTCTTCGTCAACACGTTGGTTTATCGGGCTGATCTGAGTGGCGCACCGACATTCCAAGAGTTGTTGTCTCAAGTACGGACAAAAGCATTGAAGGCGTATGAATACCAAGATGTTCCGTTTGAAAAGATTGTAGATGTCATACAACCCGAGCGAAGTACAAGTCATTCTCCGATCTTCCAAACCATGTTTACCTTGCAAAAGGCGCAACAAGAGCTTCCAGAGCTTCATGGAAGAAGTTTAGAAGCGATGGAAAGTCATGCTTCGATTGCCAAGTTTGATTTGAGTTTAAGCGCCGCAGAGGTGGAAGAGGGTTTATTCCTTTGTTTTAACTATAAGGATGATTTATTTGATGTTGTAACAATCAGACGTATGGCTGAGCATTTTAAAAACTGGTTGAAGGAAATCGTGGAACATCCCGATAAATCACTGACGAAATTGACGATGCTATCAGAATTAGAGAAGCAATTGATGGAAGAGTGGAATGATAATGCTGTAGCGTATCCACGTGAGAGTGTGATCCATAAACTGTTTGAAGATCAAGTGAATCGTACACCTGACACGGTGGCGGTGGTGGATGAAAATCAGCAGTTGACGTATCGAGAGCTGAATGAGAAAGCAAACCAATTGGCCCATTATCTCCAGAAATGTGGGATTGGGACCGAGTCATTGGTCGGTCTCTGCTTCCAGCGTTCAGTTGAGATGATTGTTGGTCTCATGGGGATTTTGAAAGCTGGGGCAGCCTATGTTCCATTGGATCCATCGTATCCAGAAAGTCGCCTACGATATATTTTGGAGGACACAGGGATTCAAGTAGTGGTCACGAGCGAAGCAATAGTTGGTTGGATACCTGAAGAAATCGAAGCAGTTTGTTTGGATCGGGATCAAGCGATAATCTCACGAGAAAGCATCCTTTCACCAATATGTGAAGTGACAAGAGAAAATTTGGCGTATGTAATCTATACTTCGGGATCAACGGGGAATCCGAAGGGAGTGATGGTAGAGCATCACAATGTGATTCGTTTATTTAAATCAACGGAATGTTGGTATCAGTTTGATGAAAAAGATACTTGGACGCTTTTCCATTCTTATGCGTTTGACTTCTCGGTATGGGAGATTTGGGGAGCATTGCTCTATGGAGGAAGATTGGTTGTTGTTCCTTACTGGATTAGTCGATCGCCCAAGGATTTCTATCAACTGTTAGTAAAGGAAAAGGTTACGGTTCTTAACCAGACACCATCCGCATTTCGACAATTAATACAGGTGTGTGAACAAGAAGATGAGAATAAAAACTTGCATCTGCGCTATGTCATATTTGGTGGGGAAGCACTAGATCCTACTAGCTTGCTACCATGGTTTCAAAGGTATGGAGAGCAGAACACGCAGCTAATTAATATGTATGGAATTACAGAAACTACCGTTCATGTTACGTATTATCCAATTACTCAGGATGATGTAAAGCATTCTTCAAGAAGTAATATCGGAAAGCGGATTCCAGATTTAGAAGTGTATGTGCTAGACAATTGTCAACAGCCTGTGCCTATTGGCATATCTGGTGAACTATATATTGGTGGAGCAGGACTCGCACGTGGTTATTTAAACAGACCTGAATTGACTGCAGAACGTTTCATTCCTCATCCATTTAGTAGTGACCCGGGAGCGCGATTATATCGGACAGGAGACTTAGCGAGATACTTGCCGGATGGAAATCTGGAATATCTTGGGCGAATTGATCACCAGGTGAAAATCCGTGGTTTCCGAATTGAGATCGGGGAAATTGAATCTGCTTTAAACGCGCATGCATCCATAAAAGAGGCTGTTGTAATTGTTCGAGAAGATCAGCCAGGTGATAAACGATTGGTGGCATATGTCGTGGGTGATGGGAATGTAGGTGAGTGGAGAGATTATCTCAAGGCGGAGCTACCAAGTCATATGGTTCCCTCAGGATTTGTGATGATGGAAGCTATTCCACTAACTGCTAACGGTAAAGTTGATCGTAAGGCCTTGCCTGTACCAGAGGAGAGGAAAATCGAAAGTGAATGTGTGGCACCGCGGAATGGTAACGAAGAAACACTGGCTACCATTTGGAGGCAAGTATTAGGGATTAAAAAGGTGGGAATTCATGATAACTTCTTTGAAATTGGTGGAGACTCGATTCTCAGCATTCAGATTGTCTCTCGTGCGAAGCAAGCAGGTTTGCAATTGACACCAAAGCAAATATTTGAGCACCAAACGATTGCCGAGTTGGCGCAAGTCGTCAAAGAAGAAGAGGGGATACAAGCAGAGCAAGGAATTGTAACTGGAGACATGGTTCTTACACCTATTCAGCAATGGTTTTTTGCACAAGATCATCCTAACCCACACCATTGGAATCAATCCATGTTCTTTAGAACAAAAGAGCGACTGGATATAGTATCACTGGAGGAGTCTGTGCGTAACCTTCTGATTCATCACGATGCCTTGCGTTTAAGATATGAACGATTACCGGATGGAGCTTGGAAACAGCGGAACGAAGGGACCGAAGAACAATCGACGCTGACCGTGATTTCATTAGACGAAGTACCGCAAGCAGAATGGCATCAAGTGATTCAAACGGAGATTGACGCTGCACAAGCAAGCTTACACTTACACGCGGGGCCGCTAATGAGAATGGTGTATTTTGATGAAGGCGAGAAGAAGGCTGGCCGATTATTCTGGGTGATTCATCACTTAGCAGTGGATGGTGTTTCTTGGCGGATTTTATTGGAAGATCTGCAAACAGCATATACTCAAGCAATTCAGGGGCAGAAAATCCAATTACCTATGAAGAGTACATCCTTTAAAGCGTGGTCGGAGAAATTACATCATTACGCTGAATCTGGAATATCGCAAGGAGTGCGGAATTACTGGGAGCAGCAGTCCGAACAAGAAGTAGTTATGCTACCAGTAGATGTTACTGTTAGTGATTCAGTAAACGCAGTAACTGAGGAAATTACCGTGGTGCTAGATGAGAAAGAGACCCGTATGTTATTGCAAGGGATTTTAAGCACTCATCGTGTCCAAATTAATGAAGTACTATTAGCAGCATTGGTACAAGCTACGGCAGTATGGACAGGACATCCGACGCTGACCGTGGATCTAGAGGGGCATGGTCGAGAAGACATTATTGAAGACGTTGACTTATCGAGAACCGTGGGATGGTTTACAAGTATTTATCCTGTTCACTTAAATGTTACTGGTGCCGACACGCCAATTGCAGCATTAAAAGCAGTTAAAGAACAGGTGCGCAAAATTCCTAATAAGGGTGTTGACTATGGAGTGTTGCGTTATCTGAACGCAACAATGTGTGAGCAATTGGGGTCTCAACATACACCGTCCATTAGTTTTAACTATCTTGGACAATTTGACCAAATGTTTTCTGACGATGCGATGCTTGTTCCGGAGACCGGGTTTACGCGCTTAGACCATGCTCCTGGTTCCAAGCGATCACATTTAATCGATGTAATCGGGATTGTAACCGATGGAAAACTTCAGTTCACTTGGGTATACAATGTTGGACAGTTTGCGAAGTCAACCATTCAAAGTGTTGCAGAGAATATGCTCCATCAACTGAGCAGATTGATTCAATCTTCGGATGGAGAATCTGCACTGACTGTTTCGGATTTTGCGATGGCTAATCTTAACCAAGCAGGTTTGACAAAAGTACTAACCAAGATGAATCGTGGAAAGAACTATCCAATTACCGATTTATATCCACTATCGCCTTTGCAAGAAGGTATGATTTTCCATACATTGCATGACCAAGGGGATGAACATGTAGCGCCGTATATAGTGCAATTAAGTTTCATGATTAGAGGAGAATTGGATATTCCTACTTTCGAACAGGCGTGGAAATCGGTAATCCAGCGGCATGAAATACTTCGTTCAGCATTCGTTTGGGATGAAGTTGAAGAGCCTTTACAAGTGGTGTATGAGAGTATTCCATTTAAGGTGAATGTAGAAGATTGGCGTGCGCTGACTGCTGAAGAAAAAGAAGAGAAAAGAAAAGCCTTTTTGGCATTGGATCGAAAACAAGCCATTCTTTTTGATAAAGCGCCATTGATGCGGGTGACTGTCATTCAAGAAGTTGAGGAAGAATATCGGATTGTTTGGACACATCATCATATCCTGTTGGATGGATGGAGTCTACCACTGGTCTTTAACGAATTGCTTACAGTGTACCAGAAGAGAATGAATGGAGAAGCTGTGAATTTACCTAAGTCATCGCCATACAAGAAATATATTCAATGGCTTAGAGAACAGAATCAGGAGCAGGCGGAGCGATTCTGGAGAGAGAAACTTAAAAGTTTTACAGCGCCAACCCTGCTGGGCTTAGAAAGTAAAGTGCAAGAAAAAGGTTACACAGAGAAGGTAACTTATTTATCAGAAGAGCAAACCCAAGCGTTACAAAACTGGGCGAAGCGCAATAGGCTCACTTTAAATACGGTAATTCAAGGTGCGTGGGCGTATCTCATGAGCCGGTATAGTGGAGAAGATGACATTGTCTATGGTGTAACTAGCTCAGGACGCCCTACGGAGATTATTGATGTTGAAAACATTGTAGGTCCTTTTATTACCACATCACCGACGCGAATTCAGTTGATAGATGATATAAAAGTAATGGATTGGTTGCAGAAGATACAAGAGGAAGAGATAGAAAGAAGACAATATGAATATGCTTCTTTGACAGAGATTCAAGGATGGAGTGAAGTTCCTAGAGGAATCCCGCTGTTCCATAGCTTGTATGTGTTTGAAAACTATCCAGTGAAAGAGGAGTCTTCAGGAAATCTAGAAATTGGTGAGTTGGAAGGAGTAGAGCAAACTCACTATACATTAGGATTGACAGTTGTTCCAGAAAGCCAGTTGTTGTTAAAGTTGAAGTATGATCGTAGCAAGTTTAATGGCCTCACCATTGAACGGATGTTGGGTCATTTAAGCCAGGTGTTAAAGCAAATGATCGAGAACGTTGATCAAACTCTGTCGGAGCTGGTGTATGTTACGGAAATAGAACAGAAACAACTACTGGAAGAATGGAATGATAATGCAGCAGCGTATCCACGTGAGAGTGTAATCCATAAACTGTTTGAAGATCAAGTGAATTGTACACCTGATGCGGTGGCAGTGGTGGATGAAAATCAGCAGTTGACGTATCGAGAGCTAAATGAGAAAGCAAACCAATTGGCCCATTATCTCCAGAAATGTGGGATTGGGACCGAGTCATTGGTCGGTCTCTGCTTCCAGCGTTCAGTTGAGATGATTGTTGGTCTCATGGGGATCTTGAAAGCTGGTGCAGCCTATGTTCCATTGGATCCATCGTATCCAGAAAGTCGCCTACGATATATTCTGGAGGACACAGGAATTCAAATATTGGTTACGAACGAAGTATCACAAGGTTGGATACCTGAAGAAGTTGAAACAGTTTGTTTGGACCGGGATCAAGCAATGATTTCGCAAGAAAACACCCTTTCACCAATATGTAAAGTGACAGGAGAAAACTTGGCGTATGTTATCTACACTTCAGGTTCGACTGGGAATCCAAAAGGGGTTTTGGTGCAGCATCATTCGGTATTAAATCTATCCTATGGTTTACAGAAAGAGGTTTTTTCACATCGGACACCTGTTAACATGCGTGTTGGTCTAAATGCCTCAATCGCCTTTGATTCATCCGTTAAACAATTACAAATGCTTTTGTATGGTTCTAGTTTGTATATTATTTCAAACGAAGTTCGCAGTGATCCTCAACAATTTGTATCTTATATTCGGGAGAATAAGTTGGAAATGTTCGATACAACACCTTCACTACTCCAATTACTCATAGATGAGGGGTTGTTAGAAACAAACGATAGCGTTCATGTTCCAAGCAAGGTACTGGTCGGTGGAGAAGCGATTATGCCATCACTGTGGAAACAACTAGCAGCGGCTGAAAAAATTGATTTTTATAATGTATATGGTCCTACAGAATGTACGGTTGATGCGACATGCTATCGTATCAAAAAAGATAGTAAGAGAGTAACCATTGGGCGTCCGCTGCCGAACGTTCAAGCCTATGTATTGGATGAGAATTTGTTACCTGTTCCAGTTGGTGTAACGGGTGAACTTTATATCGGTGGAGCAGGCCTAGCGAGAGGATACTTGAATCGTCCAGAGTTAACGTCCGAACGTTTTATTCCTCATCCATTTAATGAAGGGGAACGGTTATACCGGACGGGAGATCTAGTCCGCTATTTAGTTGATGGCCATTTGGATTATCTGGGAAGAATCGATAATCAAGTGAAAATTCGAGGCTTCCGGATTGAGCTTGGAGAGATTGAAGCGAATTTAGAAAGTCATCCATCGGTGAAAGAGGCAGTAGTCTTGATAAGAGAGGACCAACCAGGAGATCAGAGATTGGTTGCATATGTGGTGGGTGAAGGAAGTATGCATGAATGGCGTGAGCATCTCAAGAGACAAGTACCGAATTATATGGTTCCTGCACACTTTATTGAGGTAGACGCGATTCCGCTTACAACAAATGGGAAGGTTGATCGAAAGGCACTGAACAGCTTAACGATTCAAAGAGAAAGTACCTTTTCTACACCAATCATCCCAAGGGATGAAATCGAGTATCAGCTGATTACGATCTGGCAGGATTTGCTACAGATAGAAGATGTCCATGTAAACGATGATTTCTTCAATAGAGGGGGTCACTCTCTCCTTGTAATCAAATTGATTTCAAAGGTCAGAGAGAAATTTGGAAAAGAGATTAAGGTGTCCGCACTTATTAAGAACCCGACAGTGGAAGGGATCGCTTGTCTCATCCGTGAGAATCATGGTATGGAAAAATCGGTATCGGTTCTGGTTCCACTACAAGAATCAGAGAAAAGACCTTTCTTCTGTGTTCATCCGTTTATGGGTAATGTACTCTGTTACATTCAGCTAGCAAGATTACTCAAGGATCACTGCTCATTTTATGGTCTACAGAATCCTCTCGTAGGGAAAGAAGGAATGAAAGGATTGACTTTATCGGAAGTAGTTCAACTCTACATCGAGGAAATGAAGCGCGCTCAGCCAGAGGGGCCGTATCGTCTGGGAGGATGGTCTCTGGGCGGTGCCATCGCCTATGAAATCGCAACTATGCTACGGAACCAGGGAGAAGAAGTTGAGGTGTTGGTACTCATGGATACCAAGGTGCCTTCAGAACGGGATTACAAGACAGAGGATGAAATGCTATCTTATATATTGGAGCATTTCATCCATTCAGAGCTAGTGGAGCAGGAAGAAGAGCTCGTTCATCAACAGGACATGCTTGTTGAGCGATTAATTGT is part of the Bacillus pseudomycoides genome and encodes:
- a CDS encoding non-ribosomal peptide synthetase; this encodes MRSDILAKLNSLSPEKRAWLQKQMQKKGNKEALPLSYAQQRLWFMDRFNPNSSLYNIPTVWRLKGNWIPEALEKGFNRLIERHESLRTVFKEVGEYPVQHIVEFLPRKLPVEDYSHLPLELKEKEIESLIAREAQDPFDLMNGPLIRNQLVQLGKEEWLLLCTIHHIISDAWSIGILINELLAFYEEETSGNPAGLSSLSIQYADFAKWQKEWLQGEVLDRQLTYWQEELSGELPILQLPVDRPRPVTQTYAGETHRMILPHTLLSQLKDLSRREGSTLFMTLMAAYQSFLARYTGQKDILVGSPIANRNHKGVEGLIGFFVNTLVYRADLSGTPTFREILSQTKEKALKAYEYQDIPFEKVVEAVQPERSMSHSPIFQTMFTLQNIKQERLELSGRSLEMIESNISIAKFDLSLTAYEVEEGLFVSFEYNTDLFDSSTIARMAGHFENWLNEVVSHPDETFTKLLMLSDTEQKQLLEEWNDTNVVYAHECMIHELFEQQVARTPEAVAVVYEGGQLTYQELNEKANQLAHYLQKRDIGPESLVGICVERSPDMIISLFGILKAGGAYVPLDPSYPENRLRYILENSQIQVLLTKEALQGWLPEGIQAICLDRDQAAISKESNLAPVSGVTANNLAYIIYTSGSTGNPKGVMIEHHSVINRLQWMQKNYPLSEQDTILQKTPFSFDVSVWELFWWSFVGARVCLLPPGGEKDPAMIEECIERYHVTTMHFVPSMLSTFLDYMEQSKEKKDVSSLCQVFTSGEALNTEQVRRFKGVFYDVQQTKLSNLYGPTEATVDVTYYDCDLEKEPLLIPIGRPIDNTELYVLDQSQQVVPIGVAGELYLGGVGLARGYFNRPELTAERFIPHPFKEGERLYRTGDLVRYLNDRNVEYIGRIDNQVKIRGFRIELGEIEAVLHDHSSVKEAVVLVKEDHPGDKRLVAYVVGDGNTGEWREHLKTQLPNYMVPAYFVEMEEMPLTPNGKIDRKALLALDGQPMSVNIVSPRTPVEELIASVWSKVLGIEDIGVQDSFFELGGHSLLATQVVSRLQEVFQIELPVRELFEFTTVEALAKRLDQLRKGDKKRKIPPLMPMERGGAVPLSYAQQRLWFIDQFTPNSALYNMPMVCRLTGNWVPEALETGWNQLIERHESLRTVFHEVDGYPVQQIQPYAFRSLSKMDLTMLSPEERDAEVKRLIQQETEVPFNLGEGPLIRTMVLRVGDEEWILLCTLHHIVSDGWSMGVLLEEWIAFYEEATDEKVAELEPLSIQYADFAQWQKGWLKEEVLEQQLHYWQEELSGELPVLQLPMDRPRPAVQTHRGSTHTVLLSHSLRDKLNELSRQEGSTLFMTLLAAYQSFLSRYTGQEDILVGSPIANRNYREIEGLIGFFVNTLVYRADLSGAPTFQELLSQVRQKALKAYEYQDIPFEKIVEVVQPDRSTSHSPIFQTMFILQNMKQELPVLSGRRIEMIESHNSIAKFDISIMAAEAEEGLIVSFEYNKDLFDVTTIERMAGHFENWLHEVSHHPQKPLNSLSMLSEFERDLLLETWNDTAMEMSQEGLICDRFEEQVARRSDAIAVVDQMREWTYGELDTRANQLAHVLQRKGIGPESVVGVYLPRSAELMASLLGILKAGGAYVVLDPLYPKSRLQYMIEDAGIQIVVTTAAQESLSEQVETVRLEEIIDESLIAPKRQVKPEHLAYIVYTSGSTGKPKGVMVEYRSLMNMVSWHQAVYQITEQDRATQIAGIAFDSAVQEIWPYLTAGAALYLSTEELRINPEALRDWLIDSRITASFAPTPILERLLKLSWPEKTDLRFIITGGDQLTQYPSEQIPFAVINQYGPSENTVVTTDCYVPVGMTTGTPSIGRPIANTEVYVLDSHLQPVPVGVIGDLYIGGKSLARGYANRPELTEEKFIPHPFKSGERLYYTGDKASYLLDGDLQFHGRMDDQVKIRGFRIELGEIEATLQAHLSVKEAVVQVREDHPGDKRLVAYVVGEGSVHEWREHLKTHLPNYMVPAHFVEMAFLPLTPNGKLDLKALPVPDEPSTENTVYPRTPMEELVASVWSQVLGIENIGVQDSFFDRGGHSLLATQVVSRLKEALQIELLVRELFEYSTVEALAKRLDQLRKGDKKREIPPLMPMKRGEVISLSYAQQRLWFIDQFTPNSALYNIPMVCRLTGNWVPEALETGWNQLIERHESLRTVFHEMDGHPVQQIQPYAFRFLPQIDLTTLSSEERESVMEQWIQNEAEAPFDLGQGPLIRGQIVQIAEEEWILLCTMHHIISDGWSMEILLQEWMAFYEEAVGGKPAELAPLPVQYADFAQWQREWMKEEVLDQQLAYWKEELSGELPVLMLPMDRPRPAVQTHRGSTHTVLLSRSLRDKLNELSRQEESTLFMTLLASYQSFLARYTGQSDILVGSPIANRNYHEIEGLIGFFVNTLVYRADLSGAPTFQELLSQVRTKALKAYEYQDVPFEKIVDVIQPERSTSHSPIFQTMFTLQKAQQELPELHGRSLEAMESHASIAKFDLSLSAAEVEEGLFLCFNYKDDLFDVVTIRRMAEHFKNWLKEIVEHPDKSLTKLTMLSELEKQLMEEWNDNAVAYPRESVIHKLFEDQVNRTPDTVAVVDENQQLTYRELNEKANQLAHYLQKCGIGTESLVGLCFQRSVEMIVGLMGILKAGAAYVPLDPSYPESRLRYILEDTGIQVVVTSEAIVGWIPEEIEAVCLDRDQAIISRESILSPICEVTRENLAYVIYTSGSTGNPKGVMVEHHNVIRLFKSTECWYQFDEKDTWTLFHSYAFDFSVWEIWGALLYGGRLVVVPYWISRSPKDFYQLLVKEKVTVLNQTPSAFRQLIQVCEQEDENKNLHLRYVIFGGEALDPTSLLPWFQRYGEQNTQLINMYGITETTVHVTYYPITQDDVKHSSRSNIGKRIPDLEVYVLDNCQQPVPIGISGELYIGGAGLARGYLNRPELTAERFIPHPFSSDPGARLYRTGDLARYLPDGNLEYLGRIDHQVKIRGFRIEIGEIESALNAHASIKEAVVIVREDQPGDKRLVAYVVGDGNVGEWRDYLKAELPSHMVPSGFVMMEAIPLTANGKVDRKALPVPEERKIESECVAPRNGNEETLATIWRQVLGIKKVGIHDNFFEIGGDSILSIQIVSRAKQAGLQLTPKQIFEHQTIAELAQVVKEEEGIQAEQGIVTGDMVLTPIQQWFFAQDHPNPHHWNQSMFFRTKERLDIVSLEESVRNLLIHHDALRLRYERLPDGAWKQRNEGTEEQSTLTVISLDEVPQAEWHQVIQTEIDAAQASLHLHAGPLMRMVYFDEGEKKAGRLFWVIHHLAVDGVSWRILLEDLQTAYTQAIQGQKIQLPMKSTSFKAWSEKLHHYAESGISQGVRNYWEQQSEQEVVMLPVDVTVSDSVNAVTEEITVVLDEKETRMLLQGILSTHRVQINEVLLAALVQATAVWTGHPTLTVDLEGHGREDIIEDVDLSRTVGWFTSIYPVHLNVTGADTPIAALKAVKEQVRKIPNKGVDYGVLRYLNATMCEQLGSQHTPSISFNYLGQFDQMFSDDAMLVPETGFTRLDHAPGSKRSHLIDVIGIVTDGKLQFTWVYNVGQFAKSTIQSVAENMLHQLSRLIQSSDGESALTVSDFAMANLNQAGLTKVLTKMNRGKNYPITDLYPLSPLQEGMIFHTLHDQGDEHVAPYIVQLSFMIRGELDIPTFEQAWKSVIQRHEILRSAFVWDEVEEPLQVVYESIPFKVNVEDWRALTAEEKEEKRKAFLALDRKQAILFDKAPLMRVTVIQEVEEEYRIVWTHHHILLDGWSLPLVFNELLTVYQKRMNGEAVNLPKSSPYKKYIQWLREQNQEQAERFWREKLKSFTAPTLLGLESKVQEKGYTEKVTYLSEEQTQALQNWAKRNRLTLNTVIQGAWAYLMSRYSGEDDIVYGVTSSGRPTEIIDVENIVGPFITTSPTRIQLIDDIKVMDWLQKIQEEEIERRQYEYASLTEIQGWSEVPRGIPLFHSLYVFENYPVKEESSGNLEIGELEGVEQTHYTLGLTVVPESQLLLKLKYDRSKFNGLTIERMLGHLSQVLKQMIENVDQTLSELVYVTEIEQKQLLEEWNDNAAAYPRESVIHKLFEDQVNCTPDAVAVVDENQQLTYRELNEKANQLAHYLQKCGIGTESLVGLCFQRSVEMIVGLMGILKAGAAYVPLDPSYPESRLRYILEDTGIQILVTNEVSQGWIPEEVETVCLDRDQAMISQENTLSPICKVTGENLAYVIYTSGSTGNPKGVLVQHHSVLNLSYGLQKEVFSHRTPVNMRVGLNASIAFDSSVKQLQMLLYGSSLYIISNEVRSDPQQFVSYIRENKLEMFDTTPSLLQLLIDEGLLETNDSVHVPSKVLVGGEAIMPSLWKQLAAAEKIDFYNVYGPTECTVDATCYRIKKDSKRVTIGRPLPNVQAYVLDENLLPVPVGVTGELYIGGAGLARGYLNRPELTSERFIPHPFNEGERLYRTGDLVRYLVDGHLDYLGRIDNQVKIRGFRIELGEIEANLESHPSVKEAVVLIREDQPGDQRLVAYVVGEGSMHEWREHLKRQVPNYMVPAHFIEVDAIPLTTNGKVDRKALNSLTIQRESTFSTPIIPRDEIEYQLITIWQDLLQIEDVHVNDDFFNRGGHSLLVIKLISKVREKFGKEIKVSALIKNPTVEGIACLIRENHGMEKSVSVLVPLQESEKRPFFCVHPFMGNVLCYIQLARLLKDHCSFYGLQNPLVGKEGMKGLTLSEVVQLYIEEMKRAQPEGPYRLGGWSLGGAIAYEIATMLRNQGEEVEVLVLMDTKVPSERDYKTEDEMLSYILEHFIHSELVEQEEELVHQQDMLVERLIVEGVLPPDADLTNLKQIINAHRKCLNLMAEHDLAPYFGKVIYFSAEEGKELFTDWEPLLKGRVNKYSVPGSHEEIVASPAVEKIAKGIKEASLSLTGK